One segment of Brassica napus cultivar Da-Ae chromosome C3, Da-Ae, whole genome shotgun sequence DNA contains the following:
- the LOC106359134 gene encoding omega-6 fatty acid desaturase, chloroplastic-like, producing MASRIADSLFAFTGPQQCLPRAPQVAHARLSLGVYAVRPIDLLLKGKTHRRRTFLVSAKKRVGSIKAVAVPAAPPSADSAEEREQLAESYGFKQIGQDLPDNVTLKDIMDTLPKEVFEIDDVKAWKSVLVSVTSYALGLFMIAKAPWYLLPLAWAWTGTAVTGFFVIGHDCAHKSFSKNKLVEDIVGTLAFLPLVYPYEPWRFKHDRHHAKTNMLVHDTAWQPVPPEEFDSSPVLRKAIILGYGPIRPWLSIAHWVNWHFNLRKFRPSEVNRVKISLACVFAFMAVGWPLIIYKVGILGWVKFWLMPWMGYHFWMSTFTMVHHTAPHIPFKPADEWNAAQAQLNGTVHCDYPSWIEILCHDINVHIPHHISPRIPSYNLRAAHESIQENWGKYTNLATWNWRLMKTIMTVCHVYNKEENYIPFDRLAPEESQPITFLKKAMPDYAA from the exons ATGGCTTCGAGAATTGCTGATTCTCTATTCGCCTTCACG GGCCCACAACAATGTCTCCCCAGGGCTCCTCAAGTTGCTCATGCTCGTCTTTCTCTAG GTGTGTATGCTGTGAGACCTATTGATCTTCTATTAAAGGGGAAGACGCATAGAAGGAGAACGTTCTTGGTTTCTGCAAAGAAAAGGGTTGGATCTATAAAAGCCGTGGCTGTTCCAGCCGCACCGCCTTCAGCTGACAGTGCAGAAGAGAGGGAGCAGTTAGCAGAAAGCTATGGGTTCAAACAAATTGGACAAGATCTTCCTGATAATGTCACTTTAAAAGATATCATGGACACACTCCCCAAAGAG gTGTTTGAGATTGATGATGTGAAAGCTTGGAAGTCTGTGTTGGTATCTGTGACTTCCTACGCTTTGGGGCTCTTCATGATTGCCAAAGCGCCATGGTATCTGCTTCCGTTGGCTTGGGCTTGGACAGGAACTGCAGTTACAGGG TTCTTTGTGATAGGCCATGATTGTGCTCATAAATCATTTTCAAAGAACAAATTGGTAGAAGACATTGTGGGTACTCTAGCCTTCCTACCTCTTGTATACCCCTATGAGCCATGGAGGTTTAAGCATGACCGTCATCACGCCAAAACCAACAT gttagttcatgatacagcTTGGCAACCAGTTCCACCAGAGGAGTTTGATTCATCTCCGGTTCTGCGAAAAGCAATCATTCTTGGATATGGTCCAATCCGGCCTTGGCTGTCCATAGCTCACtg GGTGAACTGGCACTTCAATCTGAGGAAGTTCAGACCAAGCGAAGTGAATAGGGTGAAGATAAGCTTGGCTTGTGTTTTCGCCTTCATGGCCGTTGGGTGGCCACTGATCATATACAAAGTTGGCATATTGGGATGGGTGAAGTTCTGGTTGATGCCATGGATGGGCTATCACTTTTGG ATGAGCACGTTCACGATGGTTCATCATACAGCTCCACACATCCCTTTCAAGCCTGCGGATGAGTGGAACGCGGCTCAGGCACAGCTTAACGGAACTGTTCATTGTGATTATCCTAGTTG GATTGAGATTCTCTGCCATGATATCAACGTACACATCCCACATCACATTAGCCCGAGGATACCAAGCTACAACCTCCGTGCGGCTCATGAGTCTATTCAAGAGAACTGGGGAAAG TATACAAACTTGGCTACTTGGAACTGGCGCTTGATGAAGACAATAATGACTGTGTGCCATGTCTATAACAAAGAGGAGAACTACATTCCTTTTGACCGATTAGCCCCAGAGGAGTCGCAGCCAATAACATTCCTCAAGAAAGCAATGCCTGACTACGCAGCTTAA
- the LOC106378484 gene encoding 50S ribosomal protein L21, mitochondrial-like isoform X2: MASLRCRRATTVLSINQTRSISSVRRLELPGTSITHGIPSQNRSLTSDLPWYRSQGRHFSSETKDTNESSEGEDDDDDYEEVEREYSPAEKVEAAAEIGYKVMGPLKSSERLFKPYEPVFAVVQIGSHQFKVSNGDSIFTEKLKFCDINDKLVLTKVLLLGSASQTIIGRPILPDATVHALVEEHALDEKVLIFKKKRRKNYRRTTGHRQV; this comes from the exons ATGGCGAGCCTCCGATGCCGCCGCGCGACGACGGTTCTCTCGATCAACCAAACGCGCTCGATCTCATCAGTTCGTCGATTAGAGCTTCCCGGGACCAGCATTACTCATGGCATCCCATCTCAGAATCGATCTCTCACTAGCGATTTGCCATGGTATCGCTCCCAAGGTCGACATTTCTCCTCGGAAACGAAGGACACCAATGAAAGCAGCgaaggagaagatgatgatgatgactacGAGGAAGTAGAGAGGGAGTATTCACCGGCGGAGAAAGTAGAGGCGGCTGCGGAGATTGGGTATAAGGTGATGGGTCCTCTTAAATCGTCGGAGAGATTATTCAAACCCTATGAGCCAGTGTTTGCCGTTGTTCAG ATTGGTTCGCATCAGTTCAAAGTAAGCAACGGAGACTCCATTTTCACAGAGAAGTTGAAGTTCTGTGACATCAATGATAAG TTGGTACTGACCAAGGTTCTTCTATTGGGCTCGGCAAGCCAGACGATTATTGGGAGGCCTATCTTGCCTGATGCCACTGTTCATGCTCTTGTGGAAGAGCAT GCATTGGATGAGAAAGTGCTCATTTTCAAAAAGAAGCGAAGGAAGAATTACAGGAGAACCACAGGACATCGACAAGTATAA
- the LOC106378484 gene encoding 50S ribosomal protein L21, mitochondrial-like isoform X1, translating to MASLRCRRATTVLSINQTRSISSVRRLELPGTSITHGIPSQNRSLTSDLPWYRSQGRHFSSETKDTNESSEGEDDDDDYEEVEREYSPAEKVEAAAEIGYKVMGPLKSSERLFKPYEPVFAVVQIGSHQFKVSNGDSIFTEKLKFCDINDKLVLTKVLLLGSASQTIIGRPILPDATVHALVEEHALDEKVLIFKKKRRKNYRRTTGHRQELTKLRITDIQGIEKPEPKIVHKPSKAADTFCLKRRIAFCCCF from the exons ATGGCGAGCCTCCGATGCCGCCGCGCGACGACGGTTCTCTCGATCAACCAAACGCGCTCGATCTCATCAGTTCGTCGATTAGAGCTTCCCGGGACCAGCATTACTCATGGCATCCCATCTCAGAATCGATCTCTCACTAGCGATTTGCCATGGTATCGCTCCCAAGGTCGACATTTCTCCTCGGAAACGAAGGACACCAATGAAAGCAGCgaaggagaagatgatgatgatgactacGAGGAAGTAGAGAGGGAGTATTCACCGGCGGAGAAAGTAGAGGCGGCTGCGGAGATTGGGTATAAGGTGATGGGTCCTCTTAAATCGTCGGAGAGATTATTCAAACCCTATGAGCCAGTGTTTGCCGTTGTTCAG ATTGGTTCGCATCAGTTCAAAGTAAGCAACGGAGACTCCATTTTCACAGAGAAGTTGAAGTTCTGTGACATCAATGATAAG TTGGTACTGACCAAGGTTCTTCTATTGGGCTCGGCAAGCCAGACGATTATTGGGAGGCCTATCTTGCCTGATGCCACTGTTCATGCTCTTGTGGAAGAGCAT GCATTGGATGAGAAAGTGCTCATTTTCAAAAAGAAGCGAAGGAAGAATTACAGGAGAACCACAGGACATCGACAA GAATTAACTAAGTTGAGAATAACGGATATACAAGGAATTGAGAAACCAGAACCGAAGATTGTCCATAAGCCTTCCAAGGCAGCTGATACTTTTTGCTTAAAGAGACGAATTGCTTTTTGCTGTTGTTTCTGA
- the LOC106453112 gene encoding ubiquitin carboxyl-terminal hydrolase 24-like, with product MSDKKVFVFGSFTEHETRSLLEQKPINPPQSHKEKSVKSIQFGSFNPVTENSPVNSANGELKKGQTDEAVKSRPSSSRKDDTSFQSALSLTQRSLDASRPSSSHKEDKSFQSAESQKRLGASRPSSSDKINDNAAKKLSGVHMEENGIIKEVSERKPPLNNGVAEKAADPIGLEKLCVSDGESDSLCIASSSKFQALDTDIFSNDSSSGTTIPRKNSQMVPTESIPPMKDFTPRGLINAGNLCFLNATLQALLSCSPFVQLLQGIQLQNIPKAESPTLAAFSEFISELDVASSSSFRNNVAVVESGRPFTPAMFEGVLRNFTPDVLNNMSGRPRQEDAQEFLSFIMDQMHDELLKLRGVSPKLTASKSSVVSSANEDDEWETVGPKNKSAVTRTQSFVPSQLSDIFGGQLRSVVKAKGNKDSATVQPYLLLHLDIHPEAVSTIEDALHLFSAPEDLEGYRASVTGKAGVVSARKSIKIQKLSKIMILHLMRFSYGNQGSTKLHKRVHFPLDLNLGRYLLVSPSKGGLKYELVATITHHGRDPSKGHYTTDARRKNNQWLRFDDASVTAIGTKQVLHDQAYVLFYRQV from the exons ATGAGTGATAAGAAG GTATTTGTGTTTGGGTCCTTTACAGAACATGAAACAAGGTCACTACTTGAGCAGAAACCCATTAACCCTCCTCAAAGTCATAAAGAAAAGTCCGTAAAGAGTATACAATTCGGCTCCTTTAATCCTGTCACCGAAAATTCTCCAGTTAACAGCGCTAATGGCGAGTTGAAGAAGGGTCAAACTGATGAGGCAGTTAAATCTCGACCCTCCAGCTCTCGTAAGGACGATACAAGTTTTCAATCTGCTCTGAGTCTGACTCAAAGGAGCCTTGATGCTTCTAGACCTTCAAGCTCTCATAAGGAAGATAAAAGTTTTCAATCTGCTGAGTCTCAAAAGAGACTTGGTGCTTCTAGACCTTCCAGCTCTGATAAGATCAATGATAATGCTGCAAAAAAACTCTCTGGAGTGCACATGGAAGAAAATGGAATTATTAAAGAGGTCTCTGAAAGAAAACCACCTCTCAACAATGGTGTGGCGGAGAAGGCAGCGGATCCTATTGGTTTGGAGAAGCTGTGTGTGTCAGATGGTGAAAGTGATTCTTTGTGTATAGCTTCTAGCTCAAAATTCCAAGCCCTGGACACTGATATTTTCTCAAATGATTCTTCATCTGGCACTACCATACCAAGAAAGAACAGTCAGATGGTTCCTACTGAATCTATTCCACCCATGAAAGATTTTACACCAAGAGGATTAATAAACGCTGGAAACTTGTGCTTCCTCAACGCGACACTGCAGGCTTTACTCTCCTGTTCTCCTTTTGTGCAGCTCCTCCAGGGAATACAACTCCAAAACATTCCAAAG GCTGAGTCTCCAACTTTAGCTGCATTTTCCGAGTTCATCTCTGAGTTAGATGTGGCAAGCAGTTCAAGCTTCAGAAATAACGTCGCCGTTGTTGAGTCTGGTAGACCTTTTACACCTGCCATGTTTGAAGGGGTGCTTAGAAACTTTACCCCAGATGTACTCAACAACATGTCTGGCCGCCCAAG GCAGGAAGATGCTCAGGAATTTTTGAGCTTTATAATGGACCAAATGCACGATGAGCTGCTGAAACTCAGGGGAGTGTCCCCCAAACTCACTGCTTCGAAGTCCTCTGTTGTTTCTTCTGCCAACGAGGATGATGAATGGGAAACAGTTGGACCCAAAAACAAATCTGCTGTCACAAGAACACAAAGCTTTGTTCCTTCCCAGCTCAGTGATATATTCGGTGGGCAGCTAAGAAGCGTAGTGAAGGCAAAAG GGAACAAAGATTCTGCTACTGTACAGCCATATCTCTTACTTCACCTTGATATCCACCCAGAAGCTGTTAGTACGATAGAAGATGCGTTGCATTTGTTTTCTGCCCCAGAAGATCTTGAAGGATATCGAGCTTCGGTTACTGGGAAG GCTGGTGTTGTGAGTGCTAGAAAGTCGATAAAGATACAGAAACTCTCAAAGATAATGATACTGCACCTTATGCGTTTTAGCTATGGAAACCAAGGGAGTACTAAGCTCCATAAACGTGTTCACTTTCCCCTCGATCTCAACCTAGGCCGCTACCTTCTTGTTTCTCCTTCCAAGGGG GGGTTAAAATATGAACTTGTGGCAACCATTACCCACCACGGAAGGGATCCTTCGAAAGGGCACTACACCACAGATGCTAGACGAAAGAACAATCAATGGCTTAGGTTTGATGATGCGTCTGTGACTGCCATAGGGACAAAACAGGTTTTGCATGACCAAGCTTATGTTCTGTTCTACAGACAAGTGTAA
- the LOC106378476 gene encoding uncharacterized protein LOC106378476 produces the protein MAIGYHVLTGIVMILVISGELVPGKGTCQGDIQGLMRECAVYVQRPGPKVNPSAACCKVVKRSDIHCACGHITASVQKMIDMDKVVHVTAFCGKPLAHGTKCGSYVVP, from the exons ATGGCGATAGGTTATCATGTTTTGACCGGTATAGTAATGATCCTTGTCATATCAGGAGAACTAGTTCCAGGGAAAGGGACGTGCCAAGGAGACATCCAAGGTCTGATGAGAGAGTGTGCGGTCTATGTCCAGCGTCCAGGTCCAAAGGTAAACCCTTCCGCAGCATGCTGCAAAGTTGTTAAGAGATCAGACATACATTGCGCATGTGGTCATATTACAGCCTCAGTCCAGAAAATGATAGACATGGATAAGGTTGTTCATGTTACTGCCTTTTGTGGCAAACCTCTCGCTCATGGTACCAAGTGTGGAA GTTACGTTGTACCATGA